The Electrophorus electricus isolate fEleEle1 chromosome 4, fEleEle1.pri, whole genome shotgun sequence region CGGTGTCTTTCCAATTCCAGTGGCAGGGACAGAGAATTAGCGCATCTTTATGACTCACTCTGTTTGCACAAACATTGGCAGAAAGTTGAAGCCAACTGTGTGTAGTTCTTTTGGTGCACTCCTTAGATGTTccttaatgtattttttaggTACATCTGATAATACTCAGGATATATTTTagtcagcattttaaaaagctacatCAAATATAATGATTCATGGGGAGCAGAAAATTTGTGTGTAATGCCTTTATGTGATTGCATCTGctgcatatatttttatatttatagagttgaaattttattttttaataacatttttataacattatttttatatcacAGTAATGTTTGCTGAATAAACTGCACAATACATCAGTTTCACAGTACATTGCCAAACACCAATATGTCCAATTTGTGAAAATCCCTTATGAAActtgtggattttttttccagttttatgGCTTGCTTTTTGATTATAACGTTGGTTTAGCTGAGATTTCTTTCAGCGCCAAAGCCAGTGGAGATACTGCCTCAGAATGAGGCATTGGTTCAGGACAACCAAATATCCCTGCTTTAACTGCTTTCACTGAGTCTGGCACCAGTTTAAATAAtgagctgtgattggtggggGTTGATTTGGATGAGGAATACCCCAGATGACTGATTTTTCCAGGCCAAGTGTTGTTTACGTTTGGCGATGTTTTGACTGGCCCCCCTGAGAAATTAAGAACATTGTTAAATTTTACGTGATACAAAATTTCCTTAGGAGGTTTACACAAGAAAACCTACAATAAAGAGCCTACGAAGTATATGTAGCAGATGAGTAGGCCTGTAGTggattgtgagtgtgtatgtgtttaccaGTATGGACCGTTGTTGGGGACACTTACCTGGCTGACTGTGGTGTGGCTCTGGGGCGTCTCTTCTCCAGTACCTCCAGGCAGGCCTGCTCTGGGGCTCAGTGTGGGGCTGTTTCAGGCACGAGATGTCCGTGTTTACCGAGCGGCTCACCAGCTCTGACCCCGATGGATGGAACTTTTCAGTAGCCTTCCGGGCCTCGTCCTCGTCATCACTAGAGTCTGAGGATGATGGCAAACATAAAGGGGTCTTTGTCTCTTGGGAGCTTTGCAGCTCCTTCAGTTGGTCGCCTTTTCTCTCCAACGCCTCTGTCCTGCTCGGGAATAAACATGGGGCTAAGGCAGGGCAGCTTCTGATTGGACAACCACACGAGGAATACGTTGCTGAGAGGCGTGGATGTACACAACAGGGTGGAGTCCAGTCGATGCGGctgcagtgggtgtggcttaGCCAACATGGTCTGAGGACACCGAACTGGAGGTCCATGATGATTCTCTCATGATGTGAGGCTGGTATCCATACAGCCAGGTTGTTCGGAATGTGCATTCTAATTCCATTCCAAAAGAGAACAAGCAGCCCGTCCCCCTCTCCACCTGGAATAAGACGACGGACTTGAACCTGCCGTTAAACAATCAGAGTTCAGTTGGAAACCCTTGCTTGGATCGGGATGCAGCCTTACCCTTAAGTGGGTCTCGTATTTCTGTGCCTGAAAGGATCCTGCCTGGCGCGTAGCTTCCCATCTGTAGCTCCAACGGTGCCAGCACGGTATCCCCTGGTGCTATAGCATGCCCATGTGCCAGAGAAATGTTTACCATGTCAGGCTGGCATGTCAACTGGGTCCACGCCATGTGTGTGCCTTGGGTCCCAGGTTTATCAAACGCCACCAGAAACATTCCTCCCCTGTCCTGCAGTCAACAGGGGTCCCATGATGTGAACAAGTCTGATGTGTTAAATGTGCTGATTTCACACTGATTGTGCAGTACCATGACTTTATGCTACAAAGTGAAAATTATTACTTatgatgcagtttttttttttctttctttcacctgTTGCTGGTTTCCAATTGTCCCCATGTAGTAGAGTCCGTCAGCCTCCCTCCTGGCTAACACACGACAGCCTGGAAAGAACTCAGCACCTCTCATCACTCTAGCTGCAACACATGGTGTTCCAGTAAAGGGATTTCTGGTACAGCACCTGAAAAGAAATGCATTACTGTTTCAGATAGACAGGGGGCACAGTTGTAGCCAACTTGTTCCTGTACTCTTCAGGAATCCTTGCTCTCTTGTGGATTATAATATAGAGAGGATACCAATATGGTGAAAGATGGATTGCATGTGTGAGGTTGAAACACATTGCCTGACGCTGTCCGTCCTCTGAGGTTGATGGATCTTTAATCTGGCTGAGTGTATCTGTTGAGTGCAACAGAGTTACctgttaataaaaaaattaattatgcaCATGATATGCATATAATACGTTAGcctgtaaaataattatatgGATGCTCAAggaaaaacactggtgaatttGGTAAACGGTCTTCATCATTGTTACAGAACTTGAATACTGTGAATACTGAGTAGTTTTTGAAGATTGCCAAAATATAGCTACTAAAAATGGGTCTTACCTTCTCAGATGTGCCATCTAAATTTAGAGACAGCCTGTAAcagctccctctagtggctgcGGTGAAGCACTTCAAGAAGTCTGAAGTGTCACTGTCTAAAGCCTCTCTTTCAgatatgtaaaatgtatgaaCAGGGCGTGTCTGAAAGGCAGACAGCGCATTCAGACATTTCTCTGCGTTGTCCGGAAGACTGTTGGTCACAAGGTGGACAGACTGACAGCCTGGATCAGAGAATGCCGTGGTTAGTGCTGTGAGGAGATCATTTCCAGGACTCGTCCTCAGAGTGTGGATCCAGCCTAGTGCCTCGTACACCGTATCTGGGGCACAAGGGATCATGTGATCAGACCACGGCATCACCTGAAAGGTACAGGAAGGGTTCAGTGTTGTTCAGTACTTTCAAAAAGGCTATGTTACAAGAGGAGCAGGTTACAGAAGaataaatcaatttaaatacattcacGAAATTACAATCAAACAAATTCATGTTTTGTAGTGCAACTTtgtcatattttgtttattctcaAACTGAGCAGTACACATTTCAGCAGTGTTTTTAGTGgtagtggtgaaggtacttgctactaatcagaaggttgctggttcaagccccaccactgccaagttgcccctgtTGGGTCCCtaagtaagacccttaaccctcaattgctcaagttgtattcagtcatacttgtaagtcgctttggataaacgtgtgAGCCAAATGCTTTCAGACAGGTAcctgtatataatataaacaatgtaatgtatatttaaagTCCTTGCAGAAACTGTTTCACAGACCTTATATGAAAAGGTGATGATGTTAAAGAGGGAGTTCCTGAGTGAAGCTTTACTGAGAAGAGTCTGAATGATCAGGTTCTTCACGGTTCCCAGAACAGTAGCCATGGCCTCAGAAGTGTCCAGTACAAGGGTCATGTTCCTGTCTCTGCCCATCAGCACTGGAATGACACTTTGACTCTCAGAGAGCTCATATCTGGATGCCATCACCACGCAGCAGATTTCACTCTGTGATTCACCCAAACAAACCTTATTTATAGCGGAACTTTCTATTAAACCAGGTTTCCCTTTGTGTGTAAAAGCActgaaagtgtttaaaatattttagacattttaaaaaaggaaagggaTCATACCTTTATGAATTCCCTAATGTATTTATGTCGTCTGCCAGCCAACCTCAGTGTTCATCGTACTCTGTTGTGTACTAGGGTTGCTATAGTGAGGCACCAACTTTGAGCAGGTTCGGGAGCGCCACCTAGTGCTCTTCAGAAGGCATtccacaacaccacacagagccttgattatatttaatgtatattaaatAGAATTTAATAGTAATTACATTCTATTTAAtagtaatgtatttttaaaacccATAGACATCTGAGTTAATTTGAGCATAATCTCATAGCACACAAAATATCAGTGCCTAAGTAAAcagaattttctctctctgatgagaGGTGTGATCACAGCTGTCATTTGAAGATTTTCTGTGTAATTGGCTTCATGTTGTGAGCTCTGTGCTATGTTAGAAAACTGAAGGTCACACCATCTGGTTCTGTGACTTTAAGGTCAGACCATACGTGCCTGTCAGAGGCTATTAAAACAGAATGTAAGAGATCAGAAAGTGTTTTGCGTTCACTGATTAATGAtgatagaaaaaaataactcaCGTTTCATGCTAATACTGTTACTATACTGACAATCTTTAGTAATTATGGATGTGTGAGGAAAAGTAAATAAAgtattaaatgaatttaaacTCATAGCAGGGTAGGAAACAAGTAAACAGTAGAAAATGTCCAAATTTTATTCAAACCTTTCATTCAAACAGTCCCAACAGTTGCATTAGTTGAAGCCTTTTCCACTGACCCAAGTCCAGTTAATTCATTGGACTCTTAGTACCTTCTAATGAGTTTTTAATTAAAGCATGCTTGACAAAATTAGTCAACCAAAAGAATATCAGTACAGATTTCTAGTGAAGTATTCTAGTATTACACATATAGAACACCTCTGTAAACATTTTGAGATCCATGGCTATTATGAAATTAGGTGAATCAGGTGTATGGAAACAGAAAAAGCAGAACAATTATGCAGAGCTTTTAAAAACCCTTACTAATAACACAACTTATATTGGCTTTCAAAACAATGCTTCAGTGATTATGCTGTTATTGAACAATAACCTCTTATCGAGTATTACAAACAACTGCTTTTACCAGCGGTGCATCAATACTTGACTTATTCAACATAATGTTTTTACAGATGCCTTTATATGCTTCAAAGTGAAACGTGAAATGAATGACGCTTACTTCACATCGGGCTACAACTAGAGTTACAACCAGAATATGTTTCTGCTTTCTAAAGTATAATCCCTTGTATGCATTGTAACCACAGAATTGACAGCCATAGTCTGTTCAACTTCAGGATATTGGGAGGTAGTTTTAGACATTATCAGCACTATAGTTACTGTTAAACTTCAAATAGCTACTAAAAAAAGATATCAGTGCATGGCTAGTTGatattaatatacatataaactccTATATATACCATTTGTAACATTCTTCTGTGGTTTTCTAAGAATATCACAATTTTACCATTATaataagtacataaataaaaatctacaGTTGTTTAATCTCTGGTAAATAAAGCATTTGTGAACATGTCACATGCTGTTTAGTGTAAGTGTGCGGTTGTTAAAGGAACATTTGGcctttatttataatgtagCAGTAAACTGCTCATTGACCCCCATTTGCGtataaatgcagaataaatTATGCAGATTTTGGTGGTGGGTTAGGAagaatacacaaaaatacacaagctTTCTGCTCTGCACCAAAAGACGGTCTTTTCACCACATGGGAAAACTGTATCTGTAGATTCCTCCTATTCCATGGAGACTGAAATGTTAAGCAGAATGACAACATCAGATGAAAACAAAGGTAGAGACAAATTGTTTGGATGCAAGCATATTATTGTGGGTAAATGATGGTAGTATTGTGGGCAAATGGGTATATGTTGGTAGTATTGTGGCTATATGTTGGTATTATTGGGGGTATATGCTGGTAGCACTGTGGGAATAAGTTGGTAGTATTGCGGGTTATTGATGGTAATATTGAGGGTATATGTTGGTAGTATTGAGGGTATATGATGGTAGTATTGGGGGTATATTTTGGTAGTATTGGAGGTATATGTTGGTATTATTGGGGGTATATGATGGTAGTATTGGGGGTATATTTTGGTAGTATTAGAGGTATATGTTGGTTGTATTGGGGGTACATTAGCATTGTTATGATGCCAAAAATAATTCTTACCTTCATTTTCACGCCTCCCAGCAAAATGAATTTGTTCCCTTTCCGATTTTCCTATAATCAGCATTTGCTTTTCAATGTCAATAACACACTGCAGAAGGAAACATACcagtacattttaaattctaCTACAACTGGACGTTTTGTCTTTGATTCCCGagtttaaacacagagagagttaaCCTTCAGAGATGTGAGTGTCCTGGTGCCAAGGGATATGAACGCCCTGTCGATTTCTAGAATGTAAACCACATTCACTTTAGTGACAAGTCTTAATTGTCCAAAGCTGGATGTCTGTTCTTATGCGTGTCATACTGATCTTACCGACAACACTAAATGAAAGATCTGCCTTTAATTGTCCAATGACCAAATTCAGCTCGATGTGTCCGACGGCTGGGAGGCTGTGCAGGAGAGGCCCCACTTCATCTTCAGGTTTGCCGGCGATAATCTTTTCCTTTGCGCTGTAGGCCATAAATATTGTGCTTTAACTGATGCCTACGTTTAACTCTCGTTTAGCAGCATGTTTGCAATCAGCTGTTGGGTTATTCATATTGCTGGACACGTACCCAAGTTTTTCCACACTGAGTGATGAGATGAGGTTCTTGGCACAGCAAGTGTCTAATGTCACTGCCACTTCCTGCCCGAAGCACTGTACAGAGTAAGAAAAGAAGGAACAGGATGTAGTTGCAAAAAATAActagaaatatttatattcctGAAATGTTCTCCTTCACACTGGTTTATCCTATTTGGGATGTTTACACAGTTGATGAATTAGTCACCTGACACACGACTTGGCAGAGGTCGTCGTCTGTGTCTTGTGCCTTGCTGTTAACGGCACAGTTCTGAACGATGCTCTTGTAAGGTGGTTTCACGGTGAGGCTGTTCAGGCGGTTTCGTGATAAATTAGCCTCCAGCAGTCGCCTCTGGAGAATGTTGTGGGGTTGCTGGTGAGAGAAAACCACACAAGTCATAACTAAAATCCAAAATTTAAACTGCAACACATCACAATTGAGCTACAACTGATTACCtacaaacagaataaaacataaaaaaaacaaggggaaaaaaaaccacataaaTTTTAAAGATAATATATTCCAGtaaattacatatataatacacaatggtattggtttcatttcaactttggggcggaacactgctcacaccagccaacctaacacattagaTGAGTAGTATGAGCAGGATCATGCATCCCCCACCCCACAATAACAAATATACCTATAATattacatatccatatatagtAGGTTGATTGTCAAGtttgttaacattttgctttgatGCGACTGTCACGCACAAATAATGCTAGAAAACAGAATACTATtaggaaagaaagaagggaaagaaatatttattttacaccaaatgcaaatgtttacTGAATAACTTATGTCACGATTACCGttcacttctgtttttctcGCGCTACAGAAACTGTATAGTATCCCAGGGTTTAACAATGACGTCATGGCACGAACGGACTATAACAAAACGTCTTGTCTCCGTAACCTCTTGCAAAGACGCAAAGCAACTGAGATGTCATTAGACATGTACATTATGATTTATTATTGCAGCAACTAGTACAGTGAAAAAGGTCTAAAATATTAGCTGTTTTAGTACATTACAATAAATGTGCATCTGGGTTAAAGCGATATTTTTTATCATACACTATACCACTTGGTTTACATACAGTCTCGTATTCTGTCATTCCAAATAAGCGCGTAtagtgttgtatttttttaagatttataaCTCACTCCTTCTTTTGAAGTTCCAAGTTTTTTAAGGCCATTCAAGGGCAGGAGTTCCGCTGAATCCTTGTGTAAAAACTGGACTCCCTGTTTTATCCTGCGTTGCTTGCGAAGAGCCGCCTCCTCTCTGATCTCCATGACGTTCCTGGTGCTGTCCGCTCGTGCCCCGGAAAACATCACTTCATCCGCGCGTGTCTGCCTCTGTATATGAGCAATATATGAGCAATATATGAGCACGGGCAGGGGAGGCGGTGGAGACCCCGTTGGTTCGTCACCCGACCCCCGAGGCACTCTGCTCATATCGAGTTCCTCCTGAAGTAATAGCAGGTAGACCTGGAAATCAGAAAACAGTCCATCCGTAGCAGCCTTAGcagcggaggaggaggaggaggagcggtAAACACGCCAGCTGATTTCACAAAATCAGTCcacattcattttgaaataaactATCTAccttggtaaaaaaaaaaaaaaaaaaaaaaaaaaatctacctgGGTTCAGATGTGTATTTGCTAGCTTGGCAGAGCATAACAATGGTGTGATAGGTTCATTTTGCCATATAAAGGCAGATAGCACAAGCTGTCGT contains the following coding sequences:
- the c4h11orf16 gene encoding uncharacterized protein C11orf16 homolog isoform X2 → MGRDRNMTLVLDTSEAMATVLGTVKNLIIQTLLSKASLRNSLFNIITFSYKVMPWSDHMIPCAPDTVYEALGWIHTLRTSPGNDLLTALTTAFSDPGCQSVHLVTNSLPDNAEKCLNALSAFQTRPVHTFYISEREALDSDTSDFLKCFTAATRGSCYRLSLNLDGTSEKVTLLHSTDTLSQIKDPSTSEDGQRQAMCFNLTHAIHLSPYWCCTRNPFTGTPCVAARVMRGAEFFPGCRVLARREADGLYYMGTIGNQQQDRGGMFLVAFDKPGTQGTHMAWTQLTCQPDMVNISLAHGHAIAPGDTVLAPLELQMGSYAPGRILSGTEIRDPLKGGEGDGLLVLFWNGIRMHIPNNLAVWIPASHHERIIMDLQFGVLRPCWLSHTHCSRIDWTPPCCVHPRLSATYSSCGCPIRSCPALAPCLFPSRTEALERKGDQLKELQSSQETKTPLCLPSSSDSSDDEDEARKATEKFHPSGSELVSRSVNTDISCLKQPHTEPQSRPAWRYWRRDAPEPHHSQPGGPVKTSPNVNNTWPGKISHLGYSSSKSTPTNHSSLFKLVPDSVKAVKAGIFGCPEPMPHSEAVSPLALALKEISAKPTL
- the c4h11orf16 gene encoding uncharacterized protein C11orf16 homolog isoform X1, whose product is MASRYELSESQSVIPVLMGRDRNMTLVLDTSEAMATVLGTVKNLIIQTLLSKASLRNSLFNIITFSYKVMPWSDHMIPCAPDTVYEALGWIHTLRTSPGNDLLTALTTAFSDPGCQSVHLVTNSLPDNAEKCLNALSAFQTRPVHTFYISEREALDSDTSDFLKCFTAATRGSCYRLSLNLDGTSEKVTLLHSTDTLSQIKDPSTSEDGQRQAMCFNLTHAIHLSPYWCCTRNPFTGTPCVAARVMRGAEFFPGCRVLARREADGLYYMGTIGNQQQDRGGMFLVAFDKPGTQGTHMAWTQLTCQPDMVNISLAHGHAIAPGDTVLAPLELQMGSYAPGRILSGTEIRDPLKGGEGDGLLVLFWNGIRMHIPNNLAVWIPASHHERIIMDLQFGVLRPCWLSHTHCSRIDWTPPCCVHPRLSATYSSCGCPIRSCPALAPCLFPSRTEALERKGDQLKELQSSQETKTPLCLPSSSDSSDDEDEARKATEKFHPSGSELVSRSVNTDISCLKQPHTEPQSRPAWRYWRRDAPEPHHSQPGGPVKTSPNVNNTWPGKISHLGYSSSKSTPTNHSSLFKLVPDSVKAVKAGIFGCPEPMPHSEAVSPLALALKEISAKPTL
- the LOC113582303 gene encoding nuclear receptor-interacting protein 3-like isoform X2; this translates as MFSGARADSTRNVMEIREEAALRKQRRIKQGVQFLHKDSAELLPLNGLKKLGTSKEGQPHNILQRRLLEANLSRNRLNSLTVKPPYKSIVQNCAVNSKAQDTDDDLCQVVCQCFGQEVAVTLDTCCAKNLISSLSVEKLGAKEKIIAGKPEDEVGPLLHSLPAVGHIELNLVIGQLKADLSFSVVEIDRAFISLGTRTLTSLKCVIDIEKQMLIIGKSEREQIHFAGRRENEVSME
- the LOC113582303 gene encoding nuclear receptor-interacting protein 3-like isoform X1, encoding MSRVPRGSGDEPTGSPPPPLPVLIYCSYIAHIQRQTRADEVMFSGARADSTRNVMEIREEAALRKQRRIKQGVQFLHKDSAELLPLNGLKKLGTSKEGQPHNILQRRLLEANLSRNRLNSLTVKPPYKSIVQNCAVNSKAQDTDDDLCQVVCQCFGQEVAVTLDTCCAKNLISSLSVEKLGAKEKIIAGKPEDEVGPLLHSLPAVGHIELNLVIGQLKADLSFSVVEIDRAFISLGTRTLTSLKCVIDIEKQMLIIGKSEREQIHFAGRRENEVSME